The following coding sequences lie in one Arabidopsis thaliana chromosome 3, partial sequence genomic window:
- the TSO1 gene encoding Tesmin/TSO1-like CXC domain-containing protein (CHINESE FOR 'UGLY' (TSO1); CONTAINS InterPro DOMAIN/s: Tesmin/TSO1-like, CXC (InterPro:IPR005172); BEST Arabidopsis thaliana protein match is: TESMIN/TSO1-like CXC 2 (TAIR:AT4G14770.1); Has 1209 Blast hits to 687 proteins in 91 species: Archae - 0; Bacteria - 0; Metazoa - 404; Fungi - 6; Plants - 347; Viruses - 0; Other Eukaryotes - 452 (source: NCBI BLink).) has translation MDKSQKNPTSQIGTSTPKSKFEDSPVFNYISNLSPIESVKSISTAQTFSSLSFTSPPPVFTSPHVISHRESRFFRCHNSVDRSKHLESLDGSAVKGEVVVPLVEDLNKEASLEDEEETSVETSSELPQIMKFDSQTSEHSDSPCTEDVVIEASSDPPRGDNGSSSEDVTMGLQNMLVVREGNDTPGCGRLISDATELLVFRSPNDSEAFRCLVDKISSSERRFCAGVKSTKRPDINKDIPANGSSNENQPLAVLPTNESVFNLHRGGMRRRCLDFEMPGKRKKDIVDDQQSVCDNNVAGESSSSCVVPGIGLHLNAVAMSAKDSNISVIHGYSISGEIQKSFSGSTTPIQSQDTVQETSDQAENEPVEEVPKALVFPELNLGSLKKKMRKSEQAGEGESCKRCNCKKSKCLKLYCECFAAGVYCIEPCSCIDCFNKPIHEETVLATRKQIESRNPLAFAPKVIRNADSIMEASDDASKTPASARHKRGCNCKKSNCMKKYCECYQGGVGCSMNCRCEGCTNVFGRKDGSLLVIMESKLEENQETYEKRIAKIQHNVEVSKEVEQNPSSDQPSTPLPPYRHLVVHQPFLSKNRLPPTQFFLGTGSSSFRKPNSDLAQSQNEKKPLETVTEDKTEIMPEILLNSPIANIKAISPNSKRVSPPQPGSSESGSILRRRGNGRKLILRSIPAFPSLNPNQ, from the exons ATGGACAAATCCCAGAAGAATCCTACTTCCCAGATCGGAACTTCAACTCCCAAATCCAAATTCGag GATTCTCCAGTGTTCAACTACATAAGCAACCTCTCTCCAATTGAGTCGGTCAAATCTATCTCCACTGCTCAAACGTTTAGCTCTCTTAGTTTCACATCTCCTCCTCCTGTGTTTACTTCTCCTCACGTCATTTCTCACAGAGAATCCAGATTCTTCAGATG tcATAACTCTGTTGATCGTTCAAAGCACTTAGAATCTTTAGATGGATCTGCTGTTAAAGGAGAAGTTGTAGTACCATTAGTTGAAGATCTAAATAAAGAAGCTTCtttggaagatgaagaagaaacttctgTTGAAACGTCTTCTGAGCTGCCACAGATCATGAAGTTCGATAGCCAAACTTCTGAGCATAGTGATTCACCTTGCACTGAAGATGTTGTTATTGAAGCTTCATCTGATCCTCCTCGAGGAGACAATGGTTCGTCATCCGAGGATGTCACGATGGGACTTCAGAATATGCTTGTTGTTCGGGAAGGGAATGACACTCCTGGTTGTGGACGTTTGATCTCAGATGCAACTGAGCTGTTAGTATTTCGATCTCCGAATGATTCTGAGGCTTTTAGATGCTTGGTCGATAAAATATCAAGCTCAGAAAGACGGTTCTGTGCTGGTGTCAAGTCTACAAAGCGGCCTGATATCAACAAAGATATTCCAGCCAATGGATCTAGTAATGAAAATCAGCCTTTGGCTGTGCTTCCTACAAACGAG TCTGTCTTTAACTTGCATCGTGGTGGCATGCGAAGACGCTGCCTTGACTTTGAGATGCCAGGGAAACGGAAGAAGGATATTGTTGATGATCAGCAATCTGTGTGTGACAATAATGTGGCTGGTGAATCTTCCTCGAGCTGTGTTGTACCTGGTATTGGTCTTCATCTAAACGCCGTTGCAATGTCTGCAAAGGACAGTAACATCAGTGTCATACATGGCTATTCCATATCTGGAGAGATTCAAAAGAGTTTCTCAGGCTCTACCACTCCAATTCAGTCCCAAGACACTGTGCAAGAAACTTCGGACCAGGCAGAAAACGAACCTGTAGAAGAAGTTCCCAAAGCATTGGTGTTCCCAGAGTTGAATCTAGGCAGCCTTAAGAAAAAGAT GCGTAAATCTGAACAAGCTGGGGAGGGTGAGTCATGTAAACGATGCAACTGCAAAAAGTCTAAGTGTTTGAAGCT TTACTGTGAATGCTTTGCTGCTGGGGTTTATTGCATAGAGCCATGTTCATGTATAGATTGCTTCAACAAACCTATCCATGAAGAAACTGTTTTGGCTACCCGCAAACAGATTGAATCCCGAAATCCACTTGCATTTGCTCCTAAAGTCATCAGAAATGCAGATTCCATCATGGAAGCTAGT GATGATGCCAGTAAAACCCCGGCTTCTGCACGACACAAACGTGGCTGCAACTGCAAGAAATCAAACTGTATGAAGAAATACTGTGAATGCTATCAG GGTGGAGTCGGCTGTTCCATGAACTGTAGATGCGAAGGATGCACAAATGTATTCGGCAGAAAAGATG GGTCTTTACTTGTTATCATGGAAAGCAAACTAGAGGAGAATCAGGAGACATATGAGAAAAGAATAGCAAAAATCCAACACAACGTCGAGGTGTCGAAAGAAGTGGAGCAGAACCCAAGTTCTGATCAACCTTCGACACCACTGCCACCGTACAG ACATTTGGTGGTTCATCAGCCATTCTTGTCTAAGAACAGACTGCCTCCGACACAGTTTTTTCTTGGCACAGGTTCTTCCTCTTTCAGAAAACCAAACAGTGATTTGGCGCAATCACAGAATGAGAAGAAGCCTCTTGAAACTGTGACTGAGGACAAAACAGAGATTATGCCTGAGATTCTCCTCAATTCCCCTATAGCTAACATCAAGGCCATCTCTCCCAACAGCAAGAGAGTCTCTCCCCCTCAACCCGGCTCCTCGGAGTCAGGCTCAATCCTAAGGAGAAGAGGTAATGGCCGGAAGCTGATACTACGGTCTATTCCAGCATTTCCTTCTCTCAACCCAAATCAgtga
- a CDS encoding F-box associated ubiquitination effector family protein (F-box associated ubiquitination effector family protein; CONTAINS InterPro DOMAIN/s: F-box associated domain, type 1 (InterPro:IPR006527), F-box associated interaction domain (InterPro:IPR017451); BEST Arabidopsis thaliana protein match is: F-box and associated interaction domains-containing protein (TAIR:AT3G19470.2); Has 986 Blast hits to 952 proteins in 13 species: Archae - 0; Bacteria - 0; Metazoa - 0; Fungi - 0; Plants - 986; Viruses - 0; Other Eukaryotes - 0 (source: NCBI BLink).), whose protein sequence is MVVMMMNFRVYLMRVNLDNNVVESSSSSSSSCIKREAKVISLGDEVDDISQVFHCDGLLLCISITQAKTRLVVWNPYWGHTRSIEPTHQFNKFDSYSYALGYDKSSKSHKILRCITCLRPHFHEFIIYDFNSNSWRVFHVTPDWQLGTINSGVSLKGNAFWVAEEKYYETSETNEEFFLLSFDFTRETFGPLLPLPFQFVESEDALSVSNVRDEQLAVLYQPWDTLMMEIWVTSKIEPNAVSWNSKVFLSVSIRKLIGPQFQFCLGSFFIDEEKKVAVVFDKGYRIQRYIAYIIGVDGSMKEVDLGESDRRCYPIVWSYVPSLVQLN, encoded by the coding sequence ATGGTGGTCATGATGAtgaattttagggtttatttgATGAGAGTCAATCTTGATAACAACGTCgttgaatcatcatcatcatcatcatcatcatgtatAAAACGTGAAGCTAAAGTTATTAGCTTAGGCGACGAAGTTGATGATATATCTCAAGTCTTTCACTGCGACGGTTTATTGTTATGCATCAGCATCACCCAAGCCAAGACTAGGCTCGTGGTTTGGAACCCGTATTGGGGGCATACCCGGTCAATCGAGCCCACACATCAGTTCAACAAATTCGACAGCTATTCTTATGCTCTCGGATACGACAAGAGCAGCAAATCccacaaaatcttgaggtGTATTACTTGTTTGAGACCCCATTTTCATGAGTTCATAATCTACGATTTTAACTCTAATTCATGGAGGGTTTTTCATGTCACTCCAGACTGGCAATTAGGGACTATTAATAGTGGCGTGTCTCTCAAGGGAAATGCCTTCTGGGTTGCTGAAGAGAAGTATTACGAAACAAGTGAAACAAACGAAGAGTttttcttactctcttttgATTTCACAAGAGAGACATTTGGACCACTTTTGCCTCTTCCGTTTCAGTTTGTTGAATCTGAAGATGCTTTGAGTGTATCCAATGTTAGAGACGAGCAGCTTGCTGTTTTATATCAGCCGTGGGATACATTAATGATGGAGATCTGGGTCACGTCTAAGATTGAGCCCAACGCGGTGTCTTGGAACAGCAAGGTGTTCTTATCAGTGAGTATAAGAAAACTCATTGGCCCtcagtttcagttttgtttggggagtttcttcattgacgaggagaagaaagtcgctgttgtttttgataaaggCTACAGAATACAGCGCTACATAGCTTACATCATTGGAGTGGATGGATCCATGAAAGAAGTGGATCTTGGAGAATCAGACAGAAGGTGTTACCCAATTGTGTGGTCTTATGTTCCAAGTCTAGTGCAACTTAATTAG
- the SOL1 gene encoding Tesmin/TSO1-like CXC domain-containing protein (SOL1; CONTAINS InterPro DOMAIN/s: Tesmin/TSO1-like, CXC (InterPro:IPR005172); BEST Arabidopsis thaliana protein match is: TESMIN/TSO1-like CXC 2 (TAIR:AT4G14770.1); Has 1236 Blast hits to 680 proteins in 89 species: Archae - 0; Bacteria - 0; Metazoa - 473; Fungi - 0; Plants - 332; Viruses - 0; Other Eukaryotes - 431 (source: NCBI BLink).), whose amino-acid sequence MDTPEKSETQIGTPVSKLKVEDSPVFSYICNLSPIKTIKPIPITCPLSSLNYASPPSVFTSPHAVSHKESRFRSQKDVSASKEVGEEEALVGSEPEQSYKNDCNTPRVTNDVKDNGCGKDLQVMMDNVKKKSDTPDWETLIAATTELIYGSPRESEAFSCLLKKTSNSEARLRGSITATSVAVTNTDVVNNESESVDALSILHRGVRRRCLDFEVKGNNQQTLGESSSSCVVPSIGLHLNTIAMSSKDKNVANEYSFSGNIKVGVQSSLTPVLHSQHDIVRENESGKDSGQIIEVVPKSLASVDLTPISPKKKRRKSEQSGEGDSSCKRCNCKKSKCLKLYCECFAAGFYCIEPCSCINCFNKPIHKDVVLATRKQIESRNPLAFAPKVIRNSDSIIEVGEDASKTPASARHKRGCNCKKSNCLKKYCECYQGGVGCSINCRCEGCKNAFGRKDGSLFEQDEENETSGTPGTKKTQQNVELFKPAAPPSTPIPFRQPLAQLPISSNNRLLPPQSHFHHGAIGSSSSGIYNIRKPDMSLLSHSRIETITEDIDDMSENLIHSPITTLSPNSKRVSLSHLDSPESTPWRRNGGGRNLIRSFPTFPSLTPHH is encoded by the exons ATGGATACACCGGAAAAGAGTGAAACCCAGATCGGTACTCCAGTTTCTAAACTCAAAGTCGAG GATTCACCAGTGTTTAGTTACATATGCAATCTCTCACCAATTAAGACTATCAAACCAATTCCAATCACTTGTCCTTTAAGCTCTCTCAATTACGCATCTCCACCTTCTGTTTTCACTTCTCCTCACGCGGTTTCTCATAAAGAGTCTCGTTTCAGAAG TCAAAAAGATGTGTCTGCTTCTAAagaagttggagaagaagaagctttagTCGGTAGCGAACCGGAACAAAGCTACAAGAATGACTGCAATACTCCTAGAGTTACCAATGATGTGAAAGACAATGGTTGTGGGAAGGATTTGCAGGTGATGATGGACAATGTCAAGAAGAAAAGTGATACTCCGGATTGGGAAACTTTGATTGCTGCTACAACAGAACTGATTTATGGCTCACCGAGAGAGTCAGAGGCTTTTAGTTGCTTGTTGAAGAAAACTTCAAACTCTGAAGCACGTCTACGTGGTAGTATAACTGCAACATCGGTGGCTGTTACGAATACCGATGTAGTCAACAATGAATCTGAATCTGTTGAT GCTCTTTCGATATTGCACCGTGGTGTGAGAAGACGGTGTTTAGACTTTGAGGTTAAGGGGAATAATCAGCAAACATTAGGAGAATCTTCATCTAGTTGTGTAGTACCTAGCATTGGTCTGCATCTTAACACCATTGCAATGTCCTCTAAGGACAAGAATGTTGCTAATGAGTATTCATTTTCCGGTAACATAAAAGTCGGTGTGCAAAGTTCTCTGACTCCGGTGCTTCATTCGCAGCACGACATCgtgagagaaaatgaaagcgGGAAAGATTCAGGACAAATTATAGAAGTGGTTCCAAAGTCTTTAGCTTCAGTAGACTTGACTCCAATAAGCCCCAAGAAGAAAAG GCGTAAGTCCGAACAATCAGGAGAAGGCGACTCGTCATGTAAACGGTGCAACTGCAAAAAATCCAAGTGTTTGAAGCT TTACTGTGAATGCTTTGCTGCTGGATTTTATTGCATAGAGCCATGTTCATGTATAAATTGCTTCAACAAACCTATCCATAAAGATGTTGTCCTGGCTACTCGCAAACAGATTGAATCCCGCAATCCACTTGCATTTGCTCCTAAAGTCATCAGAAACTCAGATTCCATCATTGAAGTTGGT GAGGATGCAAGTAAAACTCCAGCTTCAGCGCGACACAAACGAGGCTGTAACTGCAAGAAATCAAACTGTCTGAAGAAATACTGTGAATGCTATCAG GGCGGAGTTGGTTGTTCTATAAACTGTAGATGTGAAGGATGTAAAAATGCATTTGGCAGAAAAGATG GGTCTTTGTTCGAACAAGATGAGGAGAATGAAACATCTGGCACACCCGgaacaaagaaaacacaacAGAATGTCGAGTTGTTCAAACCTGCAGCTCCACCTTCAACACCAATTCCATTTAG ACAACCACTGGCGCAACTTCCAATCTCATCCAACAACAGACTGCTACCTCCACAGTCTCATTTTCATCATGGAGCTATTGGATCATCTTCCTCAGGGATATACAACATCAGAAAACCAGACATGAGTTTGTTGTCTCATTCAAGAATCGAGACAATCACAGAGGATATTGATGATATGTCTGAGAATCTAATCCATTCTCCAATAACTACTCTATCTCCCAACAGCAAAAGGGTTTCGTTGTCTCATCTTGATTCACCAGAGTCGACTCCATGGAGAAGAAATGGTGGGGGGAGGAATCTGATACGTTCGTTCCCAACGTTTCCTTCTCTCACTCCACACCATTAA
- the SOL1 gene encoding Tesmin/TSO1-like CXC domain-containing protein, giving the protein MMDNVKKKSDTPDWETLIAATTELIYGSPRESEAFSCLLKKTSNSEARLRGSITATSVAVTNTDVVNNESESVDALSILHRGVRRRCLDFEVKGNNQQTLGESSSSCVVPSIGLHLNTIAMSSKDKNVANEYSFSGNIKVGVQSSLTPVLHSQHDIVRENESGKDSGQIIEVVPKSLASVDLTPISPKKKRRKSEQSGEGDSSCKRCNCKKSKCLKLYCECFAAGFYCIEPCSCINCFNKPIHKDVVLATRKQIESRNPLAFAPKVIRNSDSIIEVGEDASKTPASARHKRGCNCKKSNCLKKYCECYQGGVGCSINCRCEGCKNAFGRKDGSLFEQDEENETSGTPGTKKTQQNVELFKPAAPPSTPIPFRQPLAQLPISSNNRLLPPQSHFHHGAIGSSSSGIYNIRKPDMSLLSHSRIETITEDIDDMSENLIHSPITTLSPNSKRVSLSHLDSPESTPWRRNGGGRNLIRSFPTFPSLTPHH; this is encoded by the exons ATGATGGACAATGTCAAGAAGAAAAGTGATACTCCGGATTGGGAAACTTTGATTGCTGCTACAACAGAACTGATTTATGGCTCACCGAGAGAGTCAGAGGCTTTTAGTTGCTTGTTGAAGAAAACTTCAAACTCTGAAGCACGTCTACGTGGTAGTATAACTGCAACATCGGTGGCTGTTACGAATACCGATGTAGTCAACAATGAATCTGAATCTGTTGAT GCTCTTTCGATATTGCACCGTGGTGTGAGAAGACGGTGTTTAGACTTTGAGGTTAAGGGGAATAATCAGCAAACATTAGGAGAATCTTCATCTAGTTGTGTAGTACCTAGCATTGGTCTGCATCTTAACACCATTGCAATGTCCTCTAAGGACAAGAATGTTGCTAATGAGTATTCATTTTCCGGTAACATAAAAGTCGGTGTGCAAAGTTCTCTGACTCCGGTGCTTCATTCGCAGCACGACATCgtgagagaaaatgaaagcgGGAAAGATTCAGGACAAATTATAGAAGTGGTTCCAAAGTCTTTAGCTTCAGTAGACTTGACTCCAATAAGCCCCAAGAAGAAAAG GCGTAAGTCCGAACAATCAGGAGAAGGCGACTCGTCATGTAAACGGTGCAACTGCAAAAAATCCAAGTGTTTGAAGCT TTACTGTGAATGCTTTGCTGCTGGATTTTATTGCATAGAGCCATGTTCATGTATAAATTGCTTCAACAAACCTATCCATAAAGATGTTGTCCTGGCTACTCGCAAACAGATTGAATCCCGCAATCCACTTGCATTTGCTCCTAAAGTCATCAGAAACTCAGATTCCATCATTGAAGTTGGT GAGGATGCAAGTAAAACTCCAGCTTCAGCGCGACACAAACGAGGCTGTAACTGCAAGAAATCAAACTGTCTGAAGAAATACTGTGAATGCTATCAG GGCGGAGTTGGTTGTTCTATAAACTGTAGATGTGAAGGATGTAAAAATGCATTTGGCAGAAAAGATG GGTCTTTGTTCGAACAAGATGAGGAGAATGAAACATCTGGCACACCCGgaacaaagaaaacacaacAGAATGTCGAGTTGTTCAAACCTGCAGCTCCACCTTCAACACCAATTCCATTTAG ACAACCACTGGCGCAACTTCCAATCTCATCCAACAACAGACTGCTACCTCCACAGTCTCATTTTCATCATGGAGCTATTGGATCATCTTCCTCAGGGATATACAACATCAGAAAACCAGACATGAGTTTGTTGTCTCATTCAAGAATCGAGACAATCACAGAGGATATTGATGATATGTCTGAGAATCTAATCCATTCTCCAATAACTACTCTATCTCCCAACAGCAAAAGGGTTTCGTTGTCTCATCTTGATTCACCAGAGTCGACTCCATGGAGAAGAAATGGTGGGGGGAGGAATCTGATACGTTCGTTCCCAACGTTTCCTTCTCTCACTCCACACCATTAA
- a CDS encoding Protein kinase superfamily protein (Protein kinase superfamily protein; FUNCTIONS IN: protein serine/threonine kinase activity, protein kinase activity, kinase activity, ATP binding; INVOLVED IN: protein amino acid phosphorylation; LOCATED IN: plasma membrane; EXPRESSED IN: 13 plant structures; EXPRESSED DURING: L mature pollen stage, M germinated pollen stage, LP.04 four leaves visible, 4 anthesis, petal differentiation and expansion stage; CONTAINS InterPro DOMAIN/s: Protein kinase, catalytic domain (InterPro:IPR000719), Serine-threonine/tyrosine-protein kinase (InterPro:IPR001245), Serine/threonine protein kinase-like, ATMRK (InterPro:IPR015783), Protein kinase-like domain (InterPro:IPR011009), Serine/threonine-protein kinase, active site (InterPro:IPR008271); BEST Arabidopsis thaliana protein match is: Protein kinase superfamily protein (TAIR:AT4G14780.1); Has 129296 Blast hits to 127897 proteins in 4981 species: Archae - 144; Bacteria - 14276; Metazoa - 48853; Fungi - 11933; Plants - 33374; Viruses - 537; Other Eukaryotes - 20179 (source: NCBI BLink).): METRNETKASPENNLRNRGADGNNSKKDMIFRADKIDLKNLDIQLEKHLSRVWSRSIEKHPKPKEEWEIELAKLEMRNVIARGAYGIVYKGIYDGQDVAVKVLDWGEDGYATTAETSALRASFRQEVAVWHKLDHPNVTRFVGASMGTANLKIPSSAETENSLPQRACCVVVEYIPGGTLKQYLFRNRRKKLAFKVVVQLALDLSRGLSYLHSERIVHRDVKTENMLLDYQRNLKIADFGVARVEAQNPKDMTGETGTLGYMAPEVLDGKPYNRRCDVYSFGICLWEIYCCDMPYPDLSFADVSSAVVRQNLRPDIPRCCPTALATIMKRCWEANPEKRPEMEEVVSLLEAVDTTKGGGMIPEDQRPGCFCFVSGRGP; encoded by the exons atggaAACAAGAAACGAGACAAAAGCTTCACCGGAAAACAACctcagaaacagaggagcTGATGGAAACAATAGCAAGAAAGACATGATTTTCCGAGCTGATAAGATTGATTTGAAGAATTTGGATATCCAGCTAGAGAAACATCTGAGTAGGGTTTGGTCAAGAAGCATTGAGAAGCACCCTAAGCCTAAGGAGGAATGGGAAATTGAATTGGCTAAATTAGAGATGAGGAATGTCATTGCTCGTGGTGCTTATGGTATTGTCTACAAAGGCATATATGATGGTCAAGATGTTGCTG TGAAAGTACTTGATTGGGGAGAAGATGGTTACGCGACAACGGCTGAGACATCTGCTCTACGTGCTTCATTTCGTCAAGAAGTTGCGGTTTGGCATAAGCTTGACCATCCTAATGTCACAAgg TTTGTGGGAGCATCAATGGGAACAGCGAATTTGAAGATACCTTCATCAGCTGAGACGGAGAACTCGTTGCCTCAACGAGCTTGTTGTGTCGTTGTGGAGTATATCCCTGGAGGAACTCTTAAGCAGTATTTGTTCCGAAACAGGCGAAAGAAACTCGCTTTTAAAGTCGTGGTTCAACTCGCTCTCGATCTCTCCCGAGG GTTAAGTTATTTGCATTCAGAGAGGATTGTTCATCGCGAtgtgaaaacagagaatatgCTTTTGGATTATCAGAGGAATCTAAAGATTGCTGATTTTGGGGTTGCTAGAGTTGAAGCTCAGAATCCAAAAGACATGACTGGAGAAACTGGAACTCTTGGATACATGGCTCCAGAG GTTCTTGATGGCAAGCCATACAACAGAAGATGTGATGTTTACAGCTTTGGGATATGCTTGTGGGAGATTTATTGTTGTGATATGCCTTATCCTGATCTCAGCTTTGCTGATGTTTCTTCTGCTGTTGTTCGTCAG AATCTGAGACCGGATATTCCAAGATGTTGTCCAACAGCATTGGCGACCATAATGAAGAGATGTTGGGAAGCTAATCCGGAGAAACGACCAGAGATGGAGGAAGTTGTGAGTTTGCTTGAAGCTGTCGACACCACCAAAGGCGGTGGAATGATCCCGGAAGATCAGAGACCTGGCTGTTTCTGCTTTGTCTCTGGTCGTGGTCCCTAA